The Arachis hypogaea cultivar Tifrunner chromosome 19, arahy.Tifrunner.gnm2.J5K5, whole genome shotgun sequence genome has a window encoding:
- the LOC112775706 gene encoding uncharacterized protein yields MAKKRKSIATSLDEVDRTMYTSFCSAANSLSQLYTHAMNQQKLSFQAGERHGLEKLCQWIWRQQEGGSRVATVDILNYIQNELDYCGEEPSVSPRAPPQHQQSQPVMHVTNSGFPLTSGSSVQTMMGQGLRSEQCDNQPKNSMFSNALSSPIRRSLQHYQVGEGGNYPSGPSLVNGNRNSEPSFVHQQSRDSSAFNPNDSAMDMHAD; encoded by the exons ATGGCGAAGAAGAGAAAGTCGATAGCGACCAGCCTCGACGAGGTGGATCGAACCATGTATACATCATTTTGCAGTGCCGCTAATTCATTATCGCAGCTCTATACTCACGCCATGAACCAACAGAAGCTTTCTTTCCAAGCCGGTGAACGGCACGGTCTT GAAAAACTCTGTCAGTGGATCTGGAGACAACAAGAGGGAGGATCAAGGGTTGCAACAGTTGATATACTTAACTACATTCAG AATGAGCTTGATTATTGTGGAGAGGAGCCATCTGTGTCGCCCAGAGCACCACCACAACACCAACAATCTCAACCAGTAATGCATGTGACTAATTCCGGCTTTCCATTAACTTCAGGGTCTTCTGTCCAAACAATGATGGGGCAGGGACTCCGGTCTGAACAATGTGATAATCAACCAAAGAATTCTATGTTTTCAAATGCTTTGTCAAGCCCTATCCGTCGAAGTCTTCAGCACTATCAAGTTGGCGAGGGTGGGAATTACCCTAGTGGCCCCTCCTTGGTGAATGGAAATCGGAACAGTGAACCAAGCTTTGTTCACCAACAAAGCAGGGATTCTAGTGCATTCAATCCCAATGATTCTGCCATGGACATGCACGCAGACTAG